ATTTCACGTGCCCAACTTGTTAGATTTTATTCTCTATTTTACTTATGCATGATCATGGAGGAGAAAATCTGAGCTGTGGCTTTCTTTATCATGACTGAGGGGACTAGCCAAATAGATGGGTCTTTACTTTTAtgaaagaaaagggaaaagggaaCGTTCCATGACCATTAATGACCCCAAAGTAATTTGTCAATTTGCGTTTTTTCCCCCATTTTGACGAGTGCTGAACTTGGTTGCTTGGTCACTGTATTATGTATATGTTCATTGTAGGGATCGTCAAAAGGTTGGACAGCTATTGCTCACATTACTCCCTTTTCCCCTAGCTTGTCTTTAAATTATGAACGTGTGTGACATTCTGAAAACAACAGTTATTCAGGTTAAGAACTACAATAAATTGGCATCTGTAAAAGTTAATGTTTCTTGCagttttgtaaagatttataatGGTCTTGAGTATGAGTACCAGCTGAAGTCATTCATTCTAAATTTCTATTATCGTTACTCCTGTTAAGTTTCAGTAATACTATTTTGGACCCTCTAGATGCTTCTTCAAGCGTTTAGAATTAAAGTCTTTTGTCATCTTTTAATAACACCCAAGTTTTAAACCATTTGAAAAGCAGGTTATTGAACAATCTAACTCAGGCATTACAAAGTGCCGGTTTAGATCTGTCACAAGCTAGTATCTCAGTTCAGATTAATCTTGGGAAACGAGCAAACAGAGGATTGAGCTGTGGGACCTCTTCTCCCAAGGTATATAATGGCATGTTGTCTTTATTTATCGATGTATCTTCTCGTTTCAGGATGTCGAAGAAGATTTTGTTACACTATCAATGTTGTAGGAAGGAATATCGTAGGTTGTCCCAGACACTTTAAAAGGAATAAGGAAAACATTATGTCATGCATACTTAttgtttttatgaaattatgGGATTCATTTGACAGATATTTTAATGAAGtctgaattttatattctaGAATTACAACCATTAAGACAATTCAAATTATGATCTTAGCAAGTCTCTGTGTAATTTAAAAGAACTGACAAGTCTGTAAccattaaaaaaactttttaaatagaGACATAGGAGAATTGACAAGTTTTAAAAGAGCTTTTTAAACAAAGATGGCTCAGGCTCAAgcaatgtttaaaataaaaagcatcACTCGCCACCAGGCGAGACACGAACTGTGCGATGCGACCACACGGCGATACGATGGTAAAACGACGGCGGCGACTGGAGTGCGACCACAAATGAGAACTCTACGAATGGAGCGCGACCACTAATGAACGGCGACCACAAATTAAATACTAAACTCAAAACTGTTTTTATTGTGTTGTAATGTGCTGATGCTGTCTCAATATTAtctgatatatttatttaacggTGGTTAATTGCcaaaagtaatatttttgtatCACGTGACTGTAAGAAAAAGACTTAATGTACAAACTAGTGTCATCATTTTTCCACTCAGTGAGAAATAATGTCTGAAACAAAGCAGTAATTTAACCACACAGTGGTCAATAATTTAAGCTACTTCGTTTTTAATGATGTTAATTccttagtttttatttttaacattgttgaTGAAGTTGTGGTTAATGTTGTAAGAAGGTAATGCTGGGTCTGATCACAGCCGCAGCCTCTGCAGCAACATCGATAGTGTGCATAGCACACAATGGAAACACAGGTGCCAATTGGTTTGCAATCTGCCAACAATTCAACAACTTCTGTGAACGCATTTCGGGTTCTCTCATTGGCTCTTACATTGCTGTTGCTCTCTTCACAATACTAATCATCCTATCAGTTGTTGCAATCTCTCGAAACTAAGGTGTGTTCCAACTGTTCTATGccctttttctttatataacttagtttgaggaaagaaaacaaaaattgtctTCATGAACATTTTTCTAGTGTGCATTTGTGGTTTGGTATCGAAGTGtgaaaaatgttgttgaattGTGGTTTCTGGGTGTAATCGATGAGTAATAGCAGAGCATGATTACATAGAGCCTTTGTGTTAAATTTGAAATACTTGGAAGTTGCACATTCTAAGGAAACATGTACATAAATTAGAATTCCAAATAct
This genomic interval from Vigna radiata var. radiata cultivar VC1973A chromosome 8, Vradiata_ver6, whole genome shotgun sequence contains the following:
- the LOC106770645 gene encoding uncharacterized protein LOC106770645, coding for MKGSLGSASLALNTIDPDESRDIVNKTAVSKGIPLPLPMHSNMSVPVRSDGVSDAXSTECPTTSEPQNQQDELTVEGGTISISSVYSQGLLNNLTQALQSAGLDLSQASISVQINLGKRANRGLSCGTSSPKKVMLGLITAAASAATSIVCIAHNGNTGANWFAICQQFNNFCERISGSLIGSYIAVALFTILIILSVVAISRN